One Acetobacter ghanensis DNA window includes the following coding sequences:
- the rplP gene encoding 50S ribosomal protein L16, protein MLSPKRTKFRKAHKGRIHGLAKSGTTLNFGTFGLKALQPERITARQIEASRRAITRAMKRAGRVWIRIFPDIPVSTKPAEVRMGSGKGSPEYWVARVKPGRILFEIEGVPPELAREALALGAAKLPIKTKFVTRIGDA, encoded by the coding sequence ATGCTTTCCCCTAAGCGGACAAAATTCCGCAAAGCACATAAAGGCCGTATCCACGGTCTTGCAAAAAGCGGTACCACACTGAACTTTGGTACGTTCGGCCTTAAGGCTCTGCAGCCGGAACGTATTACGGCTCGCCAGATCGAGGCATCCCGTCGTGCCATTACCCGCGCCATGAAACGCGCTGGTCGAGTTTGGATTCGTATCTTTCCGGATATTCCGGTCTCGACAAAGCCCGCAGAAGTGCGTATGGGCTCCGGTAAGGGATCGCCTGAATACTGGGTGGCCCGTGTGAAGCCTGGTCGTATTTTGTTTGAGATCGAAGGTGTTCCGCCGGAACTGGCGCGTGAAGCGCTGGCTCTTGGTGCCGCCAAGTTGCCGATCAAGACCAAATTTGTGACCCGAATTGGAGATGCGTGA
- the rpsH gene encoding 30S ribosomal protein S8: MSLSDPLGDMLTRIRNAQRARHNSCVAPASNLRVNVLEALQREGYIRGYKREEVRKGIAQLHIELKYAEGEPVIREIQRVSRPGRRVYSKIKELPRVCAGLGVSILSTPRGVLSDVEARAANVGGEVLCRVF; this comes from the coding sequence ATGTCGCTTTCAGATCCTTTGGGTGATATGCTCACCCGCATTCGCAACGCTCAGCGTGCGCGTCACAACTCTTGTGTTGCTCCGGCATCCAATCTGCGTGTGAACGTGCTGGAAGCTTTGCAGCGCGAAGGTTACATCCGTGGTTACAAGCGTGAAGAAGTGCGTAAGGGTATTGCCCAGCTGCACATCGAGCTGAAGTATGCGGAAGGTGAACCGGTTATTCGTGAAATCCAGCGCGTTTCTCGCCCTGGCCGTCGCGTCTATTCCAAAATTAAAGAACTGCCGCGCGTCTGTGCTGGTCTGGGTGTTTCTATCCTTTCCACACCGCGTGGTGTTCTGTCCGATGTAGAGGCCCGCGCCGCCAATGTTGGTGGTGAAGTCCTTTGCCGCGTATTCTGA
- the rpmD gene encoding 50S ribosomal protein L30: protein MSDKKTFKVIQVASGNGRKPGQQATLIGLGLNKIGREKVLEDTPSTRGMVRKVAHLVKVED from the coding sequence ATGTCTGATAAAAAGACCTTTAAGGTGATTCAGGTTGCGTCCGGTAACGGACGTAAGCCAGGTCAGCAGGCAACCCTGATCGGGCTTGGTCTGAATAAGATCGGGCGCGAAAAGGTTCTGGAAGATACTCCGTCTACTCGGGGTATGGTCCGCAAGGTGGCCCACCTGGTGAAGGTGGAGGACTGA
- the rplQ gene encoding 50S ribosomal protein L17: MRHRIAGRKLGVTSSHRAAMFRNMAVALIKHEQITTTLPKAKELRPFVEKLITLGKRGDLHARRQAFAVLRDDVIVKKLFAAVAERYKARNGGYTRVLRAGVRYGDAAQMAVIELIDRDVSAKGQDSGPRPEVEDKQDLAA; encoded by the coding sequence ATGCGTCACCGGATTGCCGGCAGAAAGCTCGGCGTTACCTCTTCTCACCGTGCAGCCATGTTCCGCAACATGGCTGTGGCTCTCATCAAGCATGAGCAGATCACCACTACGCTTCCCAAAGCGAAGGAACTGCGTCCGTTTGTTGAAAAGCTGATCACCCTTGGCAAGCGTGGCGATCTGCATGCACGTCGGCAGGCTTTTGCTGTGCTGCGTGACGATGTGATCGTGAAAAAGCTGTTTGCTGCTGTGGCAGAACGCTACAAAGCACGCAATGGCGGTTACACCCGCGTTCTGCGTGCAGGCGTTCGCTATGGCGATGCCGCTCAGATGGCCGTGATCGAACTGATCGACCGCGATGTGAGCGCAAAAGGGCAGGACAGCGGTCCCCGCCCGGAAGTGGAAGATAAGCAGGATCTCGCTGCTTAA
- the rplR gene encoding 50S ribosomal protein L18 produces MSTQQELRNRRRARLRFQLRRKAGGRPRLSVFRSGKNIYAQVIDDAQGVTLAAASTLDKELREALKSGATREGAGAVGKLVAQRAVAAGVSQVVFDRGSYLYHGRVKALAEAAREGGLSF; encoded by the coding sequence ATGAGCACTCAGCAGGAATTGCGGAATCGGCGGCGCGCGCGTCTCCGTTTTCAGCTTCGCCGCAAGGCTGGTGGCCGTCCTCGTCTGTCGGTTTTCCGGTCTGGTAAGAACATCTATGCTCAGGTGATTGATGACGCGCAGGGTGTTACCTTGGCTGCAGCATCAACGCTCGATAAAGAACTGCGTGAAGCTCTGAAGAGCGGTGCTACGCGGGAAGGCGCAGGTGCTGTTGGCAAGCTGGTTGCTCAGCGTGCTGTGGCTGCTGGCGTATCTCAGGTCGTATTCGACCGGGGATCTTATCTTTATCACGGGCGCGTCAAGGCCCTGGCGGAGGCGGCCCGTGAGGGCGGTCTCTCCTTCTGA
- the rpsN gene encoding 30S ribosomal protein S14: MAKTSAILRNAKRKRMAARDNEKRTALKNIVMDRSLPVEDRFDASLKLAELPRNGSRVRVRLRCKLTGRSRGNYRKFELCRIAFRDLASEGQIPGVVKASW, from the coding sequence ATGGCTAAAACATCTGCCATCCTGCGTAATGCTAAACGCAAGCGCATGGCGGCACGGGATAATGAGAAGCGTACCGCTCTCAAGAATATCGTGATGGATCGTTCTCTGCCCGTGGAAGATCGGTTCGATGCGTCTCTCAAGCTGGCAGAACTGCCGCGCAACGGTTCTCGTGTGCGCGTGCGTCTGCGTTGCAAGCTGACAGGTCGTTCTCGCGGTAACTACCGCAAGTTTGAGCTGTGTCGTATCGCTTTCCGTGATCTGGCCTCTGAAGGTCAGATTCCGGGAGTCGTGAAAGCTAGCTGGTAA
- a CDS encoding DNA-directed RNA polymerase subunit alpha, with protein sequence MVLQKNWQSLIKPEKLEVESGVEPARIATVVAEPLERGFGMTLGNALRRVLLSSLQGAAVTAVQIDGVLHEFSSVAGVREDVTDIVLNIKQLALRMHGEGPKRMVLTATGPGEVRASQIQTGHDIEIMNPDLVICTLDDGVKLGMEFIVNTGKGYVPAAANRPEDAPIGLIPVDAIYSPVKRVSYKVEPTRVGQVTDYDKLLLTVETNGAVTPEDAVALAARILQDQLQLFINFDEPRPVQAEEPEDDLPFNRNLLRKVDELELSVRSANCLKNDNIIYIGDLVQKSEQEMLRTPNFGRKSLNEIKEVLTSMGLSLGMNVPAWPPENIEELAKRLDEPF encoded by the coding sequence TTGGTCCTTCAGAAAAACTGGCAATCTCTGATCAAGCCCGAAAAGCTTGAAGTTGAATCCGGAGTGGAGCCCGCTCGTATCGCAACCGTAGTGGCTGAGCCGCTGGAACGCGGTTTTGGTATGACGCTCGGTAACGCTCTGCGTCGGGTTCTGCTGTCTTCTCTTCAAGGCGCGGCGGTCACGGCGGTTCAGATTGACGGCGTTCTGCACGAGTTTTCGTCTGTTGCAGGTGTCCGGGAAGATGTGACTGACATCGTCCTGAACATCAAGCAGCTGGCGTTGCGCATGCACGGTGAAGGGCCGAAGCGTATGGTGCTGACGGCCACTGGCCCCGGCGAAGTGCGCGCAAGCCAGATCCAGACAGGTCATGACATTGAAATCATGAACCCTGATCTGGTCATCTGCACGCTTGATGATGGCGTTAAGCTGGGTATGGAATTTATTGTTAATACCGGAAAAGGCTATGTTCCTGCGGCGGCTAACCGTCCGGAAGATGCCCCGATCGGCCTGATCCCGGTTGATGCAATTTATTCGCCTGTAAAGCGTGTGTCCTACAAGGTTGAGCCGACCCGTGTTGGTCAGGTTACCGACTACGACAAGCTGCTGCTTACGGTCGAAACCAATGGTGCGGTGACACCGGAAGATGCAGTGGCTCTGGCCGCACGCATTCTGCAGGATCAGTTGCAGCTGTTCATCAACTTTGATGAGCCGCGTCCTGTGCAGGCTGAAGAGCCTGAGGATGACCTGCCGTTCAACCGTAATCTGCTGCGCAAGGTGGATGAGCTTGAATTGTCTGTTCGTAGCGCAAACTGCCTGAAGAACGACAACATCATCTACATCGGGGATCTGGTTCAGAAGAGTGAGCAGGAAATGCTGCGCACACCGAACTTTGGCCGTAAATCCCTGAACGAAATTAAGGAAGTCCTGACCTCCATGGGACTGTCCTTGGGTATGAATGTGCCGGCTTGGCCGCCGGAAAATATTGAAGAGTTGGCAAAGCGGCTTGATGAGCCGTTTTGA
- the rplF gene encoding 50S ribosomal protein L6, which yields MSRVGKYPVEVPAGVTVSIADGVFKAKGKLGELSLPISSHVTAEVKDSSVVVQPNGTETQARMMWGTTRALIACAVKGVSEGFSKTLEITGTGYRAAVQGSNLVMNLGFSHDVIYPIPAGIKISTPRPTAIVVEGIDKQRVGQVALDIRSYRKPEPYKGKGVRYDTETIRRKEGKKK from the coding sequence ATGTCACGAGTAGGCAAGTATCCCGTCGAAGTGCCGGCAGGGGTTACAGTTTCCATCGCGGACGGTGTTTTCAAGGCCAAGGGTAAGCTGGGTGAGCTTTCTCTGCCGATCTCCAGTCACGTTACGGCTGAAGTTAAGGACAGCTCGGTTGTTGTGCAGCCGAACGGTACTGAAACTCAGGCTCGCATGATGTGGGGAACAACACGCGCACTCATCGCTTGTGCGGTCAAAGGTGTTTCCGAAGGGTTTTCTAAGACTCTGGAAATTACCGGGACAGGTTATCGTGCTGCAGTGCAGGGTTCTAACCTTGTTATGAACCTTGGTTTCTCTCACGACGTTATCTATCCGATTCCGGCTGGCATCAAAATTTCTACCCCGCGGCCGACCGCGATTGTGGTGGAAGGGATTGATAAGCAGCGTGTTGGCCAGGTGGCTCTGGATATTCGTAGCTACCGTAAGCCTGAGCCCTATAAAGGCAAAGGTGTGCGGTACGATACGGAAACTATCCGCCGTAAGGAAGGCAAGAAGAAATAA
- the rpsK gene encoding 30S ribosomal protein S11 encodes MAKAATPRVRKKERKNIISGVAHVLSTFNNTMITISDAQGNAISWSSAGAQGFKGSRKSTPYAAQVAAEDAGRKAREHGMETLEIEVSGPGSGRESALRALQAVGFTITSIRDMTPVPHNGCRPRKRRRV; translated from the coding sequence ATGGCGAAAGCCGCAACACCGCGTGTTCGTAAAAAAGAGCGTAAGAACATTATTTCGGGCGTGGCGCATGTGCTCTCCACGTTCAACAACACCATGATCACCATCTCTGATGCCCAGGGGAATGCTATTTCCTGGTCTTCTGCTGGTGCACAGGGCTTTAAAGGCTCGCGGAAGTCTACGCCTTATGCGGCGCAGGTTGCGGCTGAAGACGCCGGTCGTAAGGCCCGTGAACACGGCATGGAAACGCTGGAAATCGAAGTTTCCGGTCCTGGGTCGGGGCGTGAAAGCGCGCTGCGTGCCCTGCAGGCCGTTGGTTTCACCATCACGTCTATTCGTGATATGACACCCGTCCCGCACAATGGCTGCCGCCCGCGCAAGCGTCGCCGCGTCTGA
- the rpsE gene encoding 30S ribosomal protein S5, whose product MAREPREGGRGGREREREGDELVDKLVTINRVAKVVKGGRRFAFAALVVVGDQKGRVGYGAGKAREVPEAIRKATERAKRGMIRVPMKEGRTLHHDVAGHFGAGKVVLRSAEAGTGIIAGGPMRAVFESLGINDVVAKSLGTRNPHNMVKATFDALTRCASPRAVANRRGKKVAEIFGKRDQAAGAEAADV is encoded by the coding sequence ATGGCTCGTGAACCAAGAGAAGGCGGTCGAGGCGGCCGTGAGCGTGAACGCGAAGGCGATGAACTGGTTGATAAGCTGGTAACCATCAATCGCGTTGCTAAGGTTGTTAAGGGTGGTCGGCGCTTTGCGTTTGCTGCTCTGGTTGTGGTTGGTGACCAGAAAGGTCGTGTGGGCTACGGTGCTGGTAAAGCACGTGAAGTTCCCGAAGCTATCCGCAAGGCAACTGAACGCGCCAAGCGCGGCATGATCCGTGTCCCCATGAAAGAAGGGCGCACGCTGCATCATGACGTTGCTGGTCACTTTGGTGCTGGTAAAGTTGTGCTGCGCTCAGCTGAAGCCGGGACTGGGATCATCGCTGGTGGGCCAATGCGTGCGGTGTTTGAAAGCCTTGGCATTAACGATGTTGTTGCCAAGTCTCTGGGAACCCGGAACCCGCATAACATGGTTAAGGCTACGTTCGACGCTCTGACCCGTTGTGCCAGCCCCCGCGCTGTGGCGAACCGTCGTGGCAAGAAAGTGGCGGAAATCTTTGGCAAGCGCGACCAGGCTGCTGGTGCGGAGGCTGCAGATGTCTGA
- the rpsQ gene encoding 30S ribosomal protein S17: MPRRVLTGRVTSDKMDKTVTVLVDRRVMHPVYKKFIRRSKKYAAHDEENICKIGDSVRIVECAPISRRKTWTVISRNGEAVGAEAAASA; encoded by the coding sequence ATGCCGAGGCGCGTCCTGACCGGACGTGTGACGAGCGACAAGATGGACAAGACCGTAACGGTTCTTGTCGATCGTCGCGTCATGCATCCCGTTTATAAGAAGTTCATCCGTCGTTCCAAGAAATATGCGGCGCATGATGAAGAAAACATCTGCAAGATCGGTGATTCTGTGCGGATTGTTGAATGTGCACCTATTTCGCGGCGTAAGACGTGGACCGTGATTTCCCGCAACGGTGAAGCCGTGGGCGCGGAAGCAGCTGCGTCGGCCTAA
- the secY gene encoding preprotein translocase subunit SecY has product MASAAEQLAANFNVGSFAKATELKKRIWFTLGALIVYRLGTYIPVPGVDATVMGQLLAQHQGGILGMFNMFSGGALGRMTVFALNIMPYISASIIVQLMSTAVPSLEALKKEGEQGRKKLNQYTRYLTVLIAVFQAYGIAIGLENVQSGAAVVNPGPLFLVTCVTALVGGTMFLMWLGEQITSRGVGNGISLIIFAGIVANLPHALVSLFQLSYTGALSSFFVLLFLVLAGLTIMFIVFMEQAQRRVVIQYPKRQMGQRMFGGDTTHMPLKVNTAGVIPPIFASSVLLIPVTLAGFMNGKSLPGWLSFLGESLGQGQPLYLLFYALMIVFFSYFYAAVTFNPSETADNLRKQGGFIPGVRPGASTASYFDKILTRLTTIGAAYMVAVCLLPQILISRYNVPFYFGGTSLIIIVSVTIDTVTQVQSHLVAHQYQGLMRKSRGGRKQRIIRR; this is encoded by the coding sequence ATGGCTTCCGCGGCCGAACAACTGGCTGCCAATTTTAACGTAGGCTCTTTTGCTAAGGCAACGGAACTCAAGAAACGGATCTGGTTTACGCTAGGTGCGCTGATTGTTTACCGTTTGGGAACGTATATTCCTGTGCCTGGTGTGGACGCTACGGTTATGGGGCAGCTTCTGGCGCAGCATCAGGGCGGCATTCTTGGAATGTTCAACATGTTCTCGGGGGGCGCCCTTGGGCGCATGACCGTGTTTGCGTTGAACATTATGCCCTATATCTCTGCGTCTATTATTGTGCAGCTGATGTCTACGGCTGTGCCTTCTCTTGAGGCTCTCAAGAAGGAAGGTGAGCAGGGGCGCAAGAAGCTTAACCAGTATACGCGCTACCTTACGGTACTGATTGCGGTTTTTCAGGCTTATGGCATCGCGATAGGGCTGGAGAATGTCCAGAGTGGTGCTGCGGTTGTGAACCCTGGTCCCCTCTTTCTGGTGACGTGTGTTACAGCGCTGGTGGGCGGTACCATGTTCCTGATGTGGCTTGGTGAGCAGATTACGTCACGTGGTGTTGGTAATGGTATTTCTCTCATTATCTTTGCCGGGATCGTTGCAAACCTTCCACATGCTTTGGTCAGCCTTTTCCAACTGAGCTACACTGGGGCGCTGTCTTCCTTTTTTGTCCTGCTATTCCTTGTTCTGGCCGGCCTGACAATTATGTTTATTGTCTTTATGGAGCAGGCTCAGCGACGGGTGGTTATTCAGTACCCCAAACGTCAGATGGGGCAGCGCATGTTTGGTGGAGACACCACGCATATGCCTCTTAAGGTGAATACGGCTGGGGTCATTCCTCCTATCTTTGCATCCTCCGTGCTTTTGATTCCTGTCACGCTGGCGGGGTTCATGAACGGCAAATCTTTGCCCGGATGGCTATCATTTCTGGGTGAGTCGCTGGGGCAGGGGCAGCCTCTGTATCTGCTCTTTTATGCATTGATGATTGTCTTCTTTTCGTACTTCTACGCAGCGGTGACGTTTAATCCGTCAGAGACGGCGGACAACCTGCGTAAGCAGGGGGGGTTTATCCCTGGTGTGCGTCCGGGGGCTTCAACAGCTTCTTATTTCGATAAGATCCTGACGCGTCTGACGACGATTGGGGCGGCATACATGGTTGCAGTCTGTCTTCTGCCGCAGATCTTGATCAGCCGTTACAACGTGCCGTTTTATTTTGGCGGGACCAGTCTGATTATTATTGTATCAGTGACAATTGATACGGTGACGCAGGTGCAGTCTCATCTGGTGGCGCACCAGTATCAGGGGTTGATGCGCAAGTCCCGTGGCGGCAGGAAACAGAGGATCATCAGACGATGA
- the rplE gene encoding 50S ribosomal protein L5: MSANQEGRSLPRLHQRYESELRAKLREQFGYSNEMQVPRLEKIVLNMGVGEAAGDQKKLDAAVAEMTLIAGQKPVKTVAKKAIAGFKIREGLPIGCKVTLRRARMYEFLDRLVTIAMPRIRDFRGLPATKGFDGRGNFALGLKEQIVFPEIEYDKVDEIRGMDVVFVTSAKTDAEAKALLKAFDLPFLG, encoded by the coding sequence ATGAGTGCGAATCAGGAAGGGCGTTCCCTCCCGCGCCTTCACCAGCGCTATGAGAGTGAACTTCGTGCCAAGCTGCGTGAGCAGTTTGGGTATAGCAACGAAATGCAGGTGCCGCGGCTTGAAAAAATCGTCCTGAATATGGGCGTTGGCGAAGCCGCGGGTGACCAGAAGAAGCTGGATGCAGCTGTTGCGGAAATGACCCTTATTGCAGGTCAGAAGCCGGTTAAGACGGTTGCTAAAAAGGCAATCGCTGGCTTTAAGATCCGCGAAGGGCTGCCGATTGGCTGTAAGGTTACGCTGCGTCGGGCTCGGATGTACGAATTTCTCGATCGTCTTGTGACGATTGCGATGCCGCGTATCCGTGACTTCCGTGGTCTCCCTGCGACGAAAGGCTTTGACGGTCGGGGCAATTTTGCTCTTGGCCTGAAAGAGCAGATCGTTTTCCCGGAAATTGAATACGACAAAGTGGATGAAATCCGCGGTATGGATGTCGTGTTCGTGACCAGCGCGAAAACGGATGCCGAAGCTAAGGCTTTGCTGAAGGCGTTTGATCTTCCCTTCTTGGGATGA
- the rplX gene encoding 50S ribosomal protein L24, which translates to MAARIKKGDTVVVITGSSKGVQGEVLEVRPSEDRAVVRGVAIAKRHQRARRMGEEGGIIAREAAVHLSNLKLVDPASKKPTRVGFRVLENGKKVRVAKATGEVIEG; encoded by the coding sequence ATGGCTGCCCGTATTAAAAAAGGCGATACGGTTGTCGTCATCACCGGCTCTTCCAAGGGTGTGCAGGGTGAGGTTCTGGAGGTTCGTCCTTCAGAAGATCGTGCTGTTGTGCGTGGTGTTGCGATTGCTAAACGTCACCAGCGCGCTCGTCGCATGGGTGAAGAAGGTGGGATTATTGCCCGTGAGGCAGCCGTCCACCTCTCCAACCTGAAGCTGGTCGATCCTGCTTCCAAAAAACCGACACGCGTTGGTTTCCGGGTGCTTGAAAACGGCAAAAAAGTTCGCGTTGCCAAGGCGACTGGCGAAGTGATTGAAGGTTGA
- the rplO gene encoding 50S ribosomal protein L15: MRLNELRDNEGARYRKKRLGRGIGSGKGKTSGKGVKGQKAREGVSLNGFEGGQLPIYRRLPKRGFKNIFRKVYAPVNLGAVEQALADGKLENGVTITEEALKKAGLVGTGKYAGVRILGEGELTKGVSFEVSGVSASAKAAIEKVGGSIKLLVAAPVEASAS; the protein is encoded by the coding sequence ATGAGACTTAACGAGCTTCGTGATAACGAAGGCGCTCGCTACCGCAAAAAGCGGCTAGGGCGCGGTATTGGTTCCGGTAAGGGCAAGACGTCCGGTAAGGGTGTGAAAGGCCAGAAGGCACGTGAGGGTGTTTCCCTCAACGGGTTTGAAGGTGGTCAGCTCCCGATTTATCGTCGTCTGCCGAAGCGGGGCTTTAAAAATATCTTCCGCAAGGTCTATGCACCGGTTAACCTTGGTGCGGTAGAACAGGCTTTGGCTGATGGTAAGCTGGAAAATGGCGTTACCATTACGGAAGAAGCGCTGAAAAAAGCTGGTCTGGTTGGGACTGGTAAGTATGCAGGCGTTCGTATTCTGGGTGAAGGCGAACTGACCAAAGGCGTTTCTTTTGAAGTGTCTGGTGTTTCTGCTTCTGCTAAGGCTGCTATTGAAAAAGTTGGCGGCAGCATTAAGCTGCTGGTAGCAGCGCCTGTGGAAGCTAGCGCCTCCTGA
- the rpmC gene encoding 50S ribosomal protein L29, with protein MVKAVKPADLRAKTPDELEARLVELKREQLNLRFQQATGQTESQSRVRAVRREIARIKTIAAQNAKNAAGAKTSAANA; from the coding sequence ATGGTAAAGGCAGTAAAGCCAGCTGATTTGCGCGCTAAAACGCCGGACGAGCTTGAAGCTCGTCTGGTTGAGCTTAAGCGTGAGCAGCTCAACTTGCGTTTCCAGCAGGCCACCGGGCAGACAGAATCGCAGAGCCGAGTCCGTGCGGTCCGTCGTGAAATTGCGCGCATCAAGACAATTGCTGCGCAGAACGCAAAGAATGCAGCAGGTGCAAAAACATCTGCTGCCAATGCCTGA
- the rplN gene encoding 50S ribosomal protein L14 has product MIHPETNLDVADNSGARQVQCIKVLGGSKRKSASVGDVIVVSVKEAIPRGKVKKGDVHQAVIVRTSYPVRRPDGSAIRFDRNAAVLINKQQEPIGTRIFGPVVRELRAKKFMKIISLAPEVL; this is encoded by the coding sequence ATGATCCATCCCGAGACCAACCTCGATGTGGCCGACAATTCCGGTGCACGTCAGGTGCAGTGCATTAAGGTGCTGGGCGGTTCCAAGCGGAAGTCTGCCTCGGTCGGCGACGTGATCGTCGTTTCCGTCAAGGAAGCCATCCCCCGTGGGAAGGTGAAGAAGGGCGATGTTCACCAGGCCGTTATCGTGCGTACCTCTTACCCGGTTCGTCGTCCCGATGGCAGTGCCATTCGGTTCGACCGCAATGCGGCTGTGCTGATCAACAAGCAGCAGGAGCCGATCGGTACCCGTATTTTTGGTCCGGTCGTGCGTGAACTGCGTGCGAAGAAGTTCATGAAGATCATCTCTCTCGCGCCGGAGGTGCTGTAA
- a CDS encoding adenylate kinase: MNIIFLGPPGAGKGTQSKILEERHGLVQISTGDMLRAEVARGSDVGNQAKALMVAGKLVPDALIIAMLKDRIAQPDCQKGFILDGFPRTLAQAEELDTMLAADGKSIDVVLFLDVDEEILADRISGRFTCAKCGQTYNEASNPPAKEGECDACGSHEFKRRADDKRETVVERLKEYRNLTAPILPFYEKTGRLRKVNGMLPAAEVTAEIEAALEDSGAITKK, encoded by the coding sequence ATGAACATTATTTTTCTGGGCCCGCCTGGGGCTGGAAAAGGCACCCAGTCCAAGATTCTGGAAGAACGTCATGGTCTGGTGCAGATTTCCACAGGGGATATGCTGCGCGCAGAAGTTGCGCGTGGGTCCGATGTCGGGAATCAGGCAAAAGCGCTGATGGTTGCTGGTAAGCTGGTGCCGGATGCGTTGATTATTGCCATGCTGAAAGATCGGATTGCCCAGCCCGATTGCCAGAAAGGCTTCATACTGGATGGTTTTCCACGGACCTTGGCGCAAGCCGAGGAACTGGATACTATGCTGGCTGCTGATGGGAAGAGCATTGATGTTGTGCTCTTTCTGGACGTGGATGAGGAAATTCTGGCCGACCGTATTTCAGGACGTTTCACCTGCGCTAAATGTGGGCAGACCTATAATGAAGCGTCCAACCCTCCTGCCAAGGAAGGTGAATGCGATGCTTGCGGGAGCCATGAGTTCAAGCGCCGGGCAGACGATAAGCGTGAGACGGTTGTTGAACGTTTGAAAGAATACCGCAATCTTACCGCACCGATTCTACCGTTTTATGAAAAAACGGGGCGTTTGCGTAAGGTAAATGGCATGCTTCCGGCTGCTGAAGTGACAGCAGAAATTGAAGCAGCGCTTGAAGATAGCGGCGCGATCACGAAGAAGTGA
- the rpsM gene encoding 30S ribosomal protein S13 yields MARIAGVNVPTNKRVVIGLQYIYGIGASKAAEICKTLEIPEAKRVNELSDDEIMKLRELIDGTYRVEGDLRREIAMNIKRLMDLGCYRGLRHRRGLPVRGQRTHTNARTRKGKAVAIAGKKKATR; encoded by the coding sequence GTGGCACGTATTGCCGGCGTGAATGTCCCGACAAACAAGCGGGTTGTGATCGGGCTTCAGTATATTTATGGAATTGGCGCATCTAAGGCGGCAGAAATCTGCAAGACCTTAGAGATTCCGGAAGCAAAGCGGGTTAACGAACTCAGCGACGATGAAATCATGAAGCTCCGTGAGCTGATTGATGGCACCTATCGCGTTGAAGGCGACCTGCGTCGTGAAATTGCGATGAACATTAAGCGCCTGATGGATCTTGGTTGCTACCGCGGCCTGCGTCATCGTCGTGGTCTGCCGGTTCGCGGTCAGCGGACGCATACCAATGCCCGTACCCGTAAGGGTAAGGCAGTGGCTATTGCCGGCAAGAAGAAAGCAACGCGTTAA